The following coding sequences are from one Deinococcus yavapaiensis KR-236 window:
- a CDS encoding PIN domain-containing protein yields MTTVLDAGTLRRWLKGTLDGRGDANADRTLVIPTVVLADLLAQLATVGARPDHVLRDLTIEGLATLDLTAEDAVRIAELQRDPRVRALSLADQASLALAVRLRATLVTTNPDLADVDVGVPVRVVA; encoded by the coding sequence ATGACGACCGTGCTCGACGCGGGCACCCTGCGGCGCTGGCTGAAAGGCACCCTCGACGGTCGCGGCGACGCGAACGCTGACCGCACCCTCGTCATCCCAACTGTCGTGCTCGCCGACTTGCTCGCGCAACTCGCGACGGTCGGCGCGCGCCCCGATCACGTTCTACGCGACCTCACCATCGAGGGACTCGCCACGCTTGACCTCACCGCCGAAGACGCCGTTCGCATCGCCGAACTGCAACGCGATCCGCGCGTCCGCGCCCTCTCCCTGGCGGACCAGGCCAGCCTGGCACTCGCCGTTCGGCTTCGAGCGACCCTGGTCACCACGAATCCCGACTTGGCGGACGTGGACGTCGGCGTGCC